One genomic window of Polyangium aurulentum includes the following:
- a CDS encoding DUF2169 family type VI secretion system accessory protein yields MEVVSRSPLPVGSLRWQVRPGAWVLTFVCKATFLLQVGKSQLSPTQEPIHEEDSHWDDDPTRSLYAASDLYPLKVRSDVVLVGSAFAPGGAPVRSLIARLVIGEVDKSIEAVTERSYSPDGMLIGGPPFARMPLVYERAGGGPETSNPIGVRADVRDLRGRFKLPNLMPPGAAVPAPGEVVAPIGFGPIPPTWPTRRNKLGRHGLSFSPRALLEAPLPEDIDRSFFNAAPLDQQIPELSEDARIILENLHPQMSRLATSLPGLRPRATLEGRGGTTALSMRCDGLWIDSDRSICTLTWSGQLMLDRRDEPGRVVITLEDMTASAIEADGPATARVPDDPPVRPPAHTILPDDFELPQGTLAPRPAPAALPFVQTVPTPPREEARHAQPSSGLPFVQPKGFRSVPPAPPSTPPPASRVPPPPVPPASPSTPPPPRAPLAPPPVPPASASKPSAPPPAPSARPPAPAPSSAPAWPTVKLAPPPIPPPVPPVPTPAKPAPAKPADDNVWSAGLSRDPAPARSIGETVVAVAAATQTPQDGSSGVLAASNAAAGGAGSPAAAKRDGERTATPLFSGVRASPRLDARDILHLIWYEPDSVARICRVPAWRTILDEMEQRKADDGLDDPAPTRNPIEIEDKRDIFEILARGTAGDTDGLGDELGAAVRPGGKFVPPLLLLAGELSFPFDERETLKAMVAVATPIASADEALKNALREAREFLAMPDVVTPAPIVEGYTARIRDAISRGRRTAATDLLEGQVERALLEGRHYQRRQVLGMNAVRALLSSGGGSGSRPAPLYLPDETARKLPLFQRFRARLLVELYLQEDQYESHPAALKALALGRVAMSPR; encoded by the coding sequence ATGGAGGTCGTCTCTCGTTCACCCCTGCCGGTCGGCTCGCTGCGCTGGCAGGTGCGGCCCGGCGCCTGGGTGCTCACGTTCGTCTGCAAGGCGACCTTCCTCCTGCAGGTCGGAAAATCGCAGCTCAGCCCCACGCAGGAGCCGATTCACGAGGAAGACAGCCACTGGGACGACGACCCGACCCGCAGCCTCTACGCGGCGAGCGACCTCTACCCGCTCAAGGTGCGCTCCGACGTGGTCCTCGTCGGCTCCGCCTTCGCCCCCGGCGGCGCGCCCGTCCGATCGCTCATCGCGAGGCTCGTCATCGGCGAGGTCGACAAGTCGATCGAGGCCGTCACCGAACGCTCCTACTCGCCCGACGGCATGCTCATCGGCGGCCCGCCCTTCGCGCGCATGCCCCTCGTGTACGAGCGCGCCGGCGGCGGGCCCGAGACGTCGAATCCGATCGGCGTCCGCGCCGATGTCCGCGATCTGCGCGGGCGCTTCAAGCTGCCGAACCTGATGCCCCCCGGGGCCGCCGTGCCCGCGCCCGGAGAGGTCGTCGCGCCGATCGGCTTCGGCCCGATCCCCCCGACCTGGCCCACCCGACGGAACAAGCTCGGGCGTCACGGCCTGAGCTTTTCGCCGCGCGCGCTCCTGGAAGCGCCGCTGCCCGAGGACATCGATCGCAGCTTCTTCAATGCGGCCCCCCTCGATCAGCAGATCCCCGAGCTGTCCGAGGACGCGCGGATCATCCTCGAGAACCTGCACCCGCAGATGTCGCGCCTCGCCACCAGCCTCCCCGGCCTGCGGCCGCGCGCCACGCTCGAGGGGCGCGGGGGCACGACGGCGCTCTCCATGCGCTGCGACGGGCTGTGGATCGACTCCGACCGCTCGATATGCACGCTCACCTGGAGCGGCCAGCTCATGCTCGACCGGCGCGACGAGCCCGGCCGCGTGGTCATCACGCTCGAGGACATGACCGCCTCGGCGATCGAGGCCGACGGCCCCGCGACCGCGCGCGTGCCCGACGACCCTCCCGTGCGGCCCCCGGCGCACACGATCCTGCCCGACGACTTCGAGCTGCCGCAAGGCACCCTCGCCCCGCGCCCCGCGCCCGCCGCGTTGCCGTTCGTCCAGACCGTCCCCACGCCGCCGCGCGAAGAAGCTCGGCACGCGCAGCCGAGCAGCGGCCTGCCGTTCGTGCAGCCCAAGGGCTTCCGCTCCGTGCCCCCCGCGCCGCCTTCCACGCCGCCGCCTGCGTCGCGCGTGCCGCCGCCGCCCGTGCCCCCCGCGTCGCCTTCCACGCCCCCTCCGCCGCGCGCGCCCCTCGCGCCGCCGCCCGTGCCCCCCGCGTCGGCGTCGAAGCCCTCCGCGCCGCCTCCTGCGCCGTCTGCGCGGCCTCCGGCGCCCGCGCCCTCCTCGGCGCCCGCCTGGCCGACCGTGAAGCTCGCGCCGCCGCCCATCCCGCCGCCGGTGCCGCCGGTGCCCACCCCGGCGAAGCCCGCCCCGGCGAAGCCGGCCGACGACAACGTCTGGAGCGCGGGCCTCTCCCGCGATCCGGCGCCGGCGCGCTCCATCGGCGAGACCGTGGTCGCCGTGGCCGCTGCCACCCAGACCCCCCAGGATGGCAGCTCGGGGGTCCTGGCGGCCTCCAATGCCGCCGCCGGCGGGGCCGGCTCGCCCGCGGCGGCGAAGCGCGACGGCGAGCGAACGGCGACCCCCTTGTTCTCGGGCGTGCGTGCCTCGCCGAGGCTCGACGCGCGGGATATCCTGCACCTCATCTGGTACGAGCCCGACAGCGTCGCGCGCATCTGCCGCGTGCCGGCGTGGCGAACCATTCTCGATGAAATGGAGCAGCGAAAGGCGGACGACGGCCTCGACGACCCGGCGCCGACGCGCAACCCGATCGAGATCGAGGACAAGCGCGACATCTTCGAGATCCTCGCGCGCGGCACCGCGGGGGACACCGACGGGCTCGGCGACGAGCTCGGCGCGGCGGTGCGCCCGGGCGGCAAGTTCGTCCCGCCGCTCCTGCTGCTCGCCGGCGAGCTTTCGTTTCCCTTCGACGAGCGCGAGACCCTGAAGGCCATGGTGGCGGTCGCGACGCCCATCGCGTCCGCCGACGAGGCGCTCAAGAATGCGCTGCGCGAGGCGCGCGAATTTCTCGCAATGCCCGACGTCGTCACCCCGGCGCCCATCGTGGAGGGCTACACGGCGCGCATCCGCGACGCGATCTCGCGCGGGCGCCGCACGGCCGCCACCGATCTGCTGGAGGGACAGGTCGAGCGCGCATTGCTCGAGGGCCGCCATTACCAGCGGCGTCAGGTCCTCGGCATGAACGCCGTCCGGGCCCTTTTATCGAGCGGCGGGGGCAGCGGCTCGCGCCCCGCGCCCCTGTACCTGCCCGACGAGACCGCGCGCAAGCTGCCCCTGTTCCAGCGCTTCCGCGCGCGCCTGCTCGTCGAGCTGTACCTGCAAGAGGACCAGTACGAGTCGCACCCCGCCGCCCTCAAGGCGCTCGCCCTCGGGCGCGTGGCCATGAGCCCGCGCTAG
- a CDS encoding penicillin-insensitive murein endopeptidase, with product MYRLGGSVGQGGRNAHDDVQLVQIHLNKNAHLVTEIGRVPEDGILDERTQRAILAFQRQIVRLSSPDGRVDPHGRTWRMLVGDQGHASTSAFVQLMAENSNFYLYEKIDRTWGTPATIDSIRNMAAALIPAGITVGVGDISFANGGRMPPHGSHRRGLDVDIRPQRKDGARSPVNIHDPNYSHERTKLVVETLQKDPNLHLILFNDQKIEGVRFYEGHHNHLHVRFKE from the coding sequence ATGTATCGTCTAGGCGGTTCGGTGGGTCAGGGCGGGCGCAATGCGCACGACGACGTGCAGCTCGTCCAGATACACCTCAACAAGAACGCGCACCTCGTCACCGAGATCGGTCGTGTGCCCGAGGACGGGATCCTGGACGAGCGGACCCAGCGCGCGATCCTCGCGTTCCAGCGACAGATCGTGCGCCTGTCCTCGCCCGACGGGCGGGTCGATCCGCACGGGCGCACCTGGCGGATGCTCGTCGGCGACCAGGGCCACGCCTCCACCTCGGCCTTCGTCCAGCTCATGGCCGAGAACTCGAATTTTTATCTTTACGAGAAGATCGACCGGACGTGGGGGACGCCCGCGACCATCGATTCGATCCGCAACATGGCCGCGGCGCTCATCCCGGCGGGCATCACGGTGGGGGTCGGCGACATCAGCTTCGCGAATGGCGGCCGCATGCCGCCGCACGGATCACACCGCCGCGGCCTGGACGTCGACATTCGCCCGCAGCGCAAGGACGGGGCGCGATCGCCGGTGAACATCCACGATCCCAACTACAGCCACGAGCGCACCAAGCTCGTGGTGGAGACGTTGCAGAAGGATCCCAACCTGCACTTGATCCTCTTCAACGACCAGAAGATCGAAGGGGTGCGCTTCTACGAAGGGCACCACAATCACCTGCACGTTCGATTCAAGGAGTGA
- a CDS encoding type VI secretion system Vgr family protein, giving the protein MAFFELSFECGDTSLTVRRFSIHEAVSTPFAVSLWARSENPAVDIEAIVGHPAIFKVRSGYSNITSSGMRVWSGYVSFMEQTHAEHRQTKVQSTYHFRIVPHLWLTDQKRNHRIFQHLSSPDIVDVILDEWGIRRTWKIDRGRYPKHEFKVQYGETEFAFISRILEEAGIAYTFPDVDDNGSVLTFSDALHDNPPRPGPPVPFEHNPTMEAEREFVSQVSLVRDVRPGALLLRDYDFRRPDYKLIGEAPKAGSEARFEQYHYIPGGMFVEAGRGGDTPVADDQGVARHDQPTGEARATRALEALRADRGGIAFDSNLNDLTPGVVFKIDHHPHPDVGRPMLVTDAIIEGTAEGQWEVFGHAVFADVPYRPPLVTPRPEVIGVQSVRVVGPKFGGDLNQKVHVDEFGRVRVQFPWDRDGDDDDKSSCWIRVVEGWGGAGYGWINLPRVGQELLVTFLEGDPDRPVLAGRLYNPEKPVPYTLPEHKTVSAWKSMSLPSENGYNEIKFEDKKGDELFDMQAEKNLRKLVKNDEFHTVGRIRDKLVSGREIETVGGNRMQVTEEERHERLGRLQHRWIKGNRWQLIRKDETEYNFGHRRLLVLKDKDVVVRGHKRERNEWDLHVRVNGSRKDQVGKDHSLMVYQERHEKVGDSFARDAGKEIHWKAGEAIVGETNDATLKGPGGFVRIDMTGVVISGMKVDINVSGRAGHGHGAHPKEVVEAQEAKARTGFLTVGPRSPAFGAIQALEGKFVKTVYKGPAAVRYAELMKIAEAGDVTTPRDGTWLWSGGGDRAGFVAQQMAEQRTAAGTPSVRLEMTPGGASLVAACGGDAWEVQDKAWRTISSRYAEGASGEINVVVSKMPLGKTAVFREEIKVLNANKNYTKINAWYMQESPTGTVRDEAGKTYELVPVHLSDVLAKPTDAPKKKKKAS; this is encoded by the coding sequence CTTCGAGCTGAGCTTCGAGTGCGGCGATACCTCTCTGACGGTCCGGCGCTTTTCCATCCACGAGGCGGTGTCGACGCCGTTCGCGGTGTCGCTCTGGGCGCGCAGCGAGAACCCGGCCGTCGACATCGAGGCCATCGTGGGGCACCCGGCCATCTTCAAGGTGCGCTCGGGATACAGCAACATCACGAGCAGCGGCATGCGCGTGTGGAGCGGCTACGTCAGCTTCATGGAGCAGACGCACGCCGAGCACCGGCAGACCAAGGTCCAGTCGACGTACCATTTCCGCATCGTCCCGCACCTCTGGCTCACCGATCAGAAGCGCAATCATCGCATCTTCCAGCACCTGTCGAGCCCCGACATCGTCGACGTGATCCTCGACGAGTGGGGCATCCGGCGGACGTGGAAGATCGATCGCGGCCGCTACCCGAAGCACGAGTTCAAGGTCCAGTACGGCGAGACCGAGTTCGCGTTCATCAGCCGCATCCTCGAGGAGGCGGGCATCGCGTACACGTTCCCCGACGTGGACGACAATGGCTCGGTGCTCACGTTCTCCGACGCCCTGCACGACAACCCCCCGCGCCCCGGTCCGCCCGTGCCTTTCGAGCATAACCCGACGATGGAGGCCGAGCGCGAGTTCGTCTCGCAGGTGAGCCTCGTGCGCGACGTGCGCCCGGGCGCGCTGCTCCTCCGCGACTACGATTTCCGGCGGCCCGACTACAAGCTCATCGGGGAGGCGCCGAAGGCGGGCTCCGAGGCGCGCTTCGAGCAGTACCATTACATTCCGGGCGGGATGTTCGTCGAGGCGGGGCGCGGCGGCGACACGCCGGTGGCGGACGATCAGGGCGTGGCGCGGCACGACCAGCCGACGGGCGAGGCGCGCGCGACGAGGGCGCTCGAGGCTCTGCGCGCCGATCGCGGCGGGATCGCATTCGATAGCAACCTGAACGATCTGACGCCCGGCGTGGTGTTCAAGATCGACCATCACCCGCACCCGGACGTCGGGCGGCCGATGCTGGTGACGGACGCGATCATCGAGGGCACGGCCGAGGGGCAATGGGAGGTCTTCGGCCACGCGGTGTTCGCGGACGTGCCTTATCGGCCGCCGCTCGTGACGCCGCGGCCCGAGGTGATCGGCGTGCAATCGGTGCGCGTCGTGGGCCCCAAATTCGGCGGCGACCTGAACCAGAAGGTCCACGTCGACGAGTTCGGGCGCGTGCGCGTGCAATTCCCCTGGGATCGTGACGGCGACGACGACGACAAGAGCTCGTGCTGGATCCGCGTGGTCGAGGGCTGGGGCGGCGCGGGCTACGGGTGGATCAACCTTCCGCGCGTGGGCCAGGAGCTGCTCGTCACGTTCCTCGAGGGCGATCCGGACCGCCCCGTCCTCGCCGGGCGGCTCTACAACCCGGAGAAGCCCGTGCCGTACACGCTGCCGGAGCACAAGACCGTCAGCGCGTGGAAGAGCATGTCGTTGCCCAGCGAGAATGGGTACAACGAGATCAAGTTCGAGGACAAGAAGGGCGACGAGCTGTTCGACATGCAGGCCGAGAAGAACCTGCGCAAGCTCGTCAAGAACGACGAGTTCCACACCGTCGGGCGAATTCGCGACAAGCTCGTCTCGGGCCGGGAGATCGAGACCGTCGGCGGCAATCGCATGCAGGTGACGGAGGAGGAGCGGCACGAGCGGCTCGGGCGCCTGCAGCACAGGTGGATCAAGGGCAACCGCTGGCAGCTCATTCGCAAGGACGAGACCGAATACAACTTCGGGCACCGCCGGCTGCTCGTGCTCAAGGACAAGGACGTCGTGGTCCGCGGGCACAAGCGCGAGCGCAACGAGTGGGATCTCCACGTGCGCGTGAACGGCAGCCGCAAGGATCAGGTCGGCAAGGACCATTCGCTCATGGTTTACCAGGAGCGGCACGAGAAGGTCGGCGACAGCTTCGCCCGCGACGCGGGCAAGGAGATCCACTGGAAGGCGGGCGAGGCGATCGTCGGCGAGACGAACGACGCGACCTTGAAGGGGCCTGGCGGCTTCGTCCGGATCGACATGACGGGGGTCGTCATCTCGGGGATGAAGGTCGACATCAACGTCAGCGGACGCGCCGGGCACGGCCATGGCGCGCACCCGAAAGAGGTCGTCGAGGCGCAGGAGGCGAAGGCGCGGACCGGCTTTCTCACCGTGGGCCCGAGGTCTCCCGCGTTCGGCGCCATCCAGGCGCTCGAAGGCAAGTTTGTCAAGACAGTCTACAAGGGGCCCGCGGCCGTTCGTTATGCCGAGCTGATGAAGATCGCCGAGGCGGGCGACGTGACGACGCCGCGCGACGGGACGTGGCTATGGTCGGGCGGCGGTGACAGGGCCGGCTTCGTGGCCCAGCAGATGGCCGAGCAGCGCACCGCGGCCGGCACGCCCAGCGTGCGCCTCGAGATGACCCCGGGCGGCGCGTCCCTGGTCGCGGCCTGCGGGGGCGACGCGTGGGAGGTGCAGGACAAGGCCTGGCGGACGATATCGTCGCGGTACGCGGAGGGGGCGAGCGGCGAGATCAACGTGGTCGTCTCCAAGATGCCGCTCGGCAAGACGGCGGTCTTCCGCGAAGAGATCAAGGTGCTCAACGCGAACAAGAATTACACGAAGATCAACGCCTGGTACATGCAGGAGAGCCCGACGGGCACCGTGAGGGACGAGGCAGGCAAGACCTACGAGCTCGTGCCCGTGCACCTGAGCGACGTCCTCGCCAAACCCACGGATGCCCCGAAGAAGAAGAAGAAGGCGTCATGA
- a CDS encoding zinc-dependent alcohol dehydrogenase, with protein sequence MLALTYHGPNIVRVEENPEPRIEHPNDVILRVTRATICGSDLHLYHGLVPDTRVGTIFGHEFTGVVEEVGSSVERLQVGDRVVVPFNIACGACFFCQRQRTSACENTNSLASMSGGMFGYSHTTGGYQGGQAERVRVPFADVGPMKIPDDLTDEDVLFLSDILPTGYQAAEMGDIGPEDTVAVFGCGPVGLFAQRCAWILGARRVIAIDTVDYRLAFAKSYNQVETIDFKAVPDVVQTLREMTDGRGPDVCIEAVGCEGSGLVTHDVLGKGLKMEAGSPTALNWALQSVRRGGRVSIIGVYGPPWNLVDMGAVVNKGLTLRSGQCDVKRYMPHLLDLIRKGHIDPKALITHRVSLEEAPEMYRIFAARKDGILKSVLIPPKAA encoded by the coding sequence ATGCTGGCGCTCACCTATCACGGCCCGAACATCGTGAGGGTCGAGGAAAATCCGGAACCTCGGATCGAACACCCGAACGACGTGATTCTGAGGGTCACGCGCGCGACGATCTGCGGCTCGGACTTGCACCTCTATCACGGCCTCGTGCCCGACACGCGCGTGGGGACCATCTTCGGCCACGAGTTCACGGGCGTCGTCGAGGAGGTCGGGTCTTCGGTCGAGCGCCTGCAGGTCGGCGACAGGGTCGTCGTGCCCTTCAACATCGCCTGTGGCGCATGCTTTTTCTGCCAGCGCCAGCGCACCTCGGCCTGCGAGAACACCAACTCGCTCGCATCGATGTCGGGCGGCATGTTCGGCTATTCGCACACGACCGGCGGCTATCAAGGCGGCCAGGCCGAGCGCGTGCGCGTGCCGTTCGCCGACGTCGGTCCGATGAAGATCCCCGATGATCTCACGGACGAGGACGTGCTCTTTCTGTCGGACATCCTGCCGACGGGCTACCAGGCCGCGGAGATGGGCGACATCGGGCCGGAGGACACGGTGGCCGTCTTCGGCTGCGGGCCGGTGGGCCTGTTCGCGCAGCGCTGCGCGTGGATCCTCGGCGCGCGCCGGGTGATCGCGATCGACACCGTCGATTACCGGCTCGCCTTCGCGAAGAGCTACAACCAGGTCGAGACGATCGATTTCAAGGCCGTCCCCGACGTCGTGCAGACGCTGCGCGAGATGACGGACGGGCGTGGCCCGGACGTTTGCATCGAGGCCGTCGGGTGCGAGGGCAGCGGCCTCGTGACGCACGACGTGCTCGGCAAGGGCCTGAAGATGGAGGCCGGCTCGCCGACCGCGCTCAACTGGGCGCTGCAATCGGTCCGCCGCGGCGGCCGCGTGTCGATCATCGGCGTCTACGGGCCGCCGTGGAACCTGGTGGACATGGGCGCGGTGGTGAACAAGGGCCTGACGTTGCGCAGCGGTCAGTGCGACGTGAAGCGCTACATGCCCCACCTGCTCGATCTGATTCGCAAGGGGCACATCGATCCGAAGGCGCTCATCACGCACCGCGTCTCCCTCGAGGAGGCGCCGGAGATGTACCGGATTTTTGCGGCCCGCAAGGACGGGATCCTGAAGAGCGTGCTCATTCCGCCGAAGGCCGCGTGA